A window of the Podospora bellae-mahoneyi strain CBS 112042 chromosome 6, whole genome shotgun sequence genome harbors these coding sequences:
- a CDS encoding hypothetical protein (EggNog:ENOG503P0RM), with amino-acid sequence MLRKKDTFTVITPIPGFIPRQLAIDILHSHSEVITLNPLVIDHKPIAAPQNAETDEYYSTWYEITERLQLVPGIGKMGSSTIKFNGCFHDMPWGLQTHVYAPMNIDMRSTYRIAGNQPGVEPPEVPEIGLKALGVPSDGLYLREDIEIKCNVTMVSYVRSQMKKASAEMVQRMIKKAELLDAGVLSAMIEDGKLKTLNPADRRNTVRSPLPSPSSLHYPPSVNGGSTPPQMHSPRMPYQIPRVTSVHSPYGRPGTAGSQGPGGLQQQIQAAQQQQQQPPQYGQIPHDNGPQELPGVEAGQTNNNFAVEMPGDFVFANVDPNRPPTNHGSPHSQQGQWSNAGSRPASYQSSITSPNPDLKGGYPGQQQQLAPHRETNEEHHTGQRKHDSIQKSPYAAYNPADYAKVPSPLQPGGGQQQQQQGQQYTQQRYGY; translated from the exons ATGTTGCGGAAGAAGGACACCTTCACCGTCATCACGCCCATCCCGGGCTTTATCCCCCGCCAACTCGCCATTGATATTCTTCATTCTCATTCAGAAGTCATCACGCTCAACCCACTGGTTATCGACCACAAGCCCATCGCGGCGCCTCAAAATGCCGAGACCGATGAGTATTACTCGACTTGGTATGAGATCACGGAGCGCCTCCAGCTCGTGCCTGGAATCGGTAAGATGGGATCCTCAACTATCAAGTTCAACGGCTGCTTTCACGATATGCCCTGGGGGCTTCAAACACACGTCTACGCGCCCATGAATATCGACATGCGCAGCACCTATCGCATCGCGGGTAACCAACCCGGTGTCGAGCCCCCCGAGGTGCCAGAGATTGGCCTCAAAGCATTAGGCGTACCTTCAGACGGACTCTACCTCCGCGAGGACATCGAAATCAAGTGCAACGTCACCATGGTCAGCTATGTCAGGTCTCAGATGAAGAAGGCGTCGGCCGAAATGGTGCAGAGGatgatcaagaaggccgagctGCTGGATGCCGGTGTGCTGTCAGCCATGATTGAGGACGGAAAGCTGAAGACGCTCAACCCAGCCGACAGACGCAACACTGTACGATCACCATTGCCGTCTCCTTCCAGTCTTCACTACCCACCGTCTGTCAACGGCGGCAGCACCCCGCCGCAGATGCACTCACCAAGAATGCCGTACCAAATCCCCAGAGTCACATCAGTGCACAGCCCCTACGGACGACCCGGCACGGCAGGCTCTCAAGGGCCGGGGGGTCTCCAGCAGCAAATCCAAGcagcccagcaacagcagcaacaaccaccccaatACGGGCAAATCCCCCATGATAACGGCCCCCAGGAACTCCCCGGCGTAGAGGCCGgccaaaccaacaacaactttgCCGTCGAAATGCCTGGCGACTTTGTCTTTGCCAATG TTGATCCAAACcgcccccccaccaaccacggCAGTCCACACTCGCAGCAGGGCCAGTGGTCGAATGCGGGTTCACGCCCGGCGAGTTATCAGTCAAGCATCACGTCTCCGAACCCTGATCTAAAAGGGGGGTACCCagggcagcaacagcagttGGCGCCGCATAGGGAGACGAATGAGGAGCATCACACGGGGCAGAGGAAGCATGATTCGATTCAGAAGTCGCCTTATGCGGCGTATAACCCGGCTGATTACGCAAAGGTTCCTTCGCCTTTGCAGCCGGGcggggggcagcagcagcaacagcaagggCAGCAGTATACGCAGCAGCGGTATGGATATTGA